Proteins encoded in a region of the Mercenaria mercenaria strain notata chromosome 1, MADL_Memer_1, whole genome shotgun sequence genome:
- the LOC128555171 gene encoding zinc finger protein 391-like, whose product MQDSDGDESSLECGICEKKFRSQFGLKRHLSSHERTNYHCIVCEKDFHNRYSLNEHMQMHRECKHLCTICGKGFAKPCLLKKHELTLHSEESPYTCSTCGKKLMSQRSFEAHTSKHGNTNNSFKCSKCARTFAYKSSLARHEKKCECNKNLHAKNDWSCEKCKKSFKASRLLKQHMRVHGEPKHICHVCGKSFHWKKCLQIHLKACLVEESKD is encoded by the coding sequence ATGCAAGATTCAGACGGGGATGAAAGTTCTCTAGAATGTGGCATTTGTGAAAAAAAGTTCCGCTCACAGTTTGGGCTAAAGCGACATTTGTCGTCACATGAGAGGACAAATTACCACTGTATCGTTTGTGAAAAGGACTTTCACAATAGGTATTCTCTTAATGAACATATGCAGATGCATAGAGAATGTAAACACCTTTGCACTATTTGTGGCAAAGGCTTCGCTAAACCATGCTTATTAAAGAAACATGAATTAACATTGCACAGTGAAGAGTCGCCGTATACTTGTTCAACATGCGGAAAGAAATTGATGTCACAAAGGAGTTTTGAAGCTCATACTTCTAAACATGGGAATACTAACAACTCATTTAAGTGTTCAAAATGTGCACGTACATTCGCGTACAAATCCAGCTTGGCGAGGCACGAAAAAAAGTGTGAATGCAACAAGAATCTTCATGCGAAGAATGACTGGTCTTGTGAGAAATGTAAAAAATCTTTCAAGGCTTCCAGGCTATTGAAACAGCATATGAGAGTGCATGGAGAGCCAAAGCATATTTGCCATGTTTGTGGGAAGTCATTCCATTGGAAGAAATGCCTTCAGATTCATCTGAAAGCGTGTCTAGTAGAAGAAAGCAAAGACTGA